A genomic region of Deinococcus sp. KSM4-11 contains the following coding sequences:
- a CDS encoding choice-of-anchor L domain-containing protein: MSLTLAACSQQPAQPLSAAQQRAAVHLTAGALHAQSTGSIVVTPSTASNPANATTLANTLVGAGVTVSNATLTGAPAASGTFTGGTAAFLFDKGVILSSGSAASVVGPNNLNAPTQASPLVGASDSYNTAGDSDLLALAKTSAQLAGAPDPGASYDASVLQFDFVPTKDLVYFSYVFASEEYLEWVKTEYNDAFGFYINGVNCAMVPGFTGSPPAPVPVTVNTINTTKNPALFRNNTVSGPLTNETQADGLTTVLTCSAKVNPGVVNHAKLAIADMGDNALNSWVMIQAGSFSTTNPNGPVLTLPADQTVEATGPNPLSVPFTVTASDVQDGDLTPKVKCDQTTPLSVALGQTVTVKCSVADSGGLTASGQFTVKVVDTTKPTITLTTPVDGATYAPNQIVKAQYTCTDTVGIASCTGTVDSGASIDTSTLGPKTFTVTAKDTSGNEQTTTVTYKVVDSIKPTISLVTPTNGAVYSLNQVVASSYSCADETALASCVGTVPSGIPIDTATFGIKTFTVTAKDTSGNTQTTTVSYSVQYPFAGFFQPVDNLPMVNTVKAGQAIPIKFSLGGNYGLNIFAAGSPTSALVPCNQTAPVDDIEQTVTAGGSSLSYDPGSKMYNYVWKTDKAWANTCRLLTVTLNDGSVHKALFNFR, translated from the coding sequence TTGTCACTCACGCTCGCCGCCTGCAGCCAGCAACCTGCACAGCCCCTCTCTGCCGCCCAGCAGCGCGCGGCCGTCCACCTCACCGCAGGCGCGCTCCACGCCCAATCCACTGGCAGCATCGTCGTCACGCCCTCAACGGCCTCAAACCCTGCCAACGCCACCACCCTGGCCAACACCCTGGTCGGCGCCGGTGTGACCGTCAGCAACGCCACACTCACCGGTGCCCCCGCCGCCTCGGGCACCTTCACCGGTGGTACCGCTGCCTTCCTGTTCGACAAGGGCGTCATCCTCAGTTCCGGCAGCGCGGCCTCGGTGGTGGGCCCCAACAACCTCAACGCACCCACGCAGGCAAGCCCACTCGTCGGGGCGTCAGACAGCTACAACACTGCAGGCGACAGTGACCTGCTGGCCCTGGCCAAAACGTCCGCCCAACTTGCCGGTGCCCCAGATCCTGGCGCGAGTTACGACGCTTCGGTGCTGCAGTTCGACTTCGTGCCCACCAAAGACCTCGTGTACTTCAGTTACGTCTTCGCGTCCGAAGAGTACCTGGAGTGGGTCAAGACCGAGTACAACGACGCGTTCGGCTTCTACATTAACGGCGTCAACTGCGCCATGGTGCCCGGCTTCACCGGCAGCCCCCCCGCCCCCGTGCCTGTCACCGTCAATACCATCAACACGACCAAGAACCCGGCGCTGTTCCGCAATAACACCGTCAGTGGTCCCCTCACCAACGAAACCCAGGCTGACGGTCTGACCACGGTGCTGACGTGCAGTGCCAAGGTGAACCCTGGTGTGGTGAACCACGCCAAGCTCGCCATCGCGGATATGGGGGATAACGCGCTCAACTCCTGGGTCATGATTCAGGCGGGCAGTTTCAGCACCACCAACCCCAACGGCCCCGTCCTGACATTGCCTGCGGATCAGACTGTCGAGGCGACCGGCCCGAATCCGCTGAGCGTGCCCTTTACCGTTACCGCGTCGGACGTGCAGGACGGCGACCTCACTCCGAAGGTCAAGTGCGACCAGACCACCCCGCTGAGCGTGGCCTTGGGCCAGACGGTCACCGTCAAGTGCAGCGTCGCCGACAGCGGCGGCCTGACCGCGAGCGGCCAGTTCACCGTCAAGGTCGTCGATACCACCAAGCCGACCATCACGCTGACCACGCCAGTGGACGGCGCCACATACGCGCCTAACCAGATCGTCAAGGCGCAGTACACCTGCACGGACACGGTGGGGATCGCCTCGTGCACCGGTACGGTGGATAGCGGCGCGTCCATCGACACGTCGACCCTCGGCCCGAAGACCTTCACGGTCACGGCCAAGGACACGAGTGGGAACGAGCAGACCACGACCGTGACGTATAAGGTCGTGGACAGCATCAAGCCGACGATCTCGCTGGTGACGCCTACGAACGGCGCGGTCTACAGCCTGAACCAGGTGGTGGCCTCGTCCTACAGCTGCGCGGATGAGACGGCGCTGGCCAGCTGCGTCGGGACGGTGCCGAGCGGCATCCCCATCGACACCGCGACCTTTGGCATCAAGACGTTCACGGTCACGGCCAAGGACACCTCTGGCAACACCCAGACCACCACCGTCTCATACAGCGTGCAGTACCCGTTCGCGGGCTTTTTCCAGCCGGTGGACAACCTGCCGATGGTGAACACCGTCAAGGCGGGCCAGGCGATTCCGATCAAATTCTCTCTGGGTGGAAACTACGGCCTGAACATCTTCGCAGCCGGTTCGCCCACCTCCGCGCTGGTGCCGTGCAACCAGACGGCACCGGTGGATGACATCGAGCAGACGGTGACGGCGGGCGGCAGCAGCCTGTCCTACGATCCGGGCAGCAAGATGTACAACTACGTCTGGAAGACCGATAAGGCCTGGGCGAACACCTGCCGCCTGTTGACCGTCACGCTGAATGACGGTTCGGTGCACAAGGCCCTGTTCAACTTCCGCTGA
- a CDS encoding response regulator has product MPPSLRVLLVDDNPVDLDLAREAFSEYANHVSLTTRQSGAAALACLRDPHAERPDVVVLDVNMPLMSGFEVLRTIKSDPILQNMPVVMLSTSTNPADVELAYSLFASSYLVKETSFPSFLREVEDFVRYWRRCQVARQAAD; this is encoded by the coding sequence ATGCCTCCCTCCCTGCGGGTTCTGCTGGTCGATGACAATCCGGTCGATCTGGATCTGGCCCGCGAGGCCTTCAGTGAGTACGCGAACCACGTGTCCCTCACCACCCGGCAGAGCGGCGCGGCGGCCCTGGCGTGTCTGCGCGATCCACATGCCGAGCGTCCGGACGTCGTGGTGCTGGATGTCAACATGCCCCTGATGAGCGGGTTCGAAGTGCTGCGAACCATCAAAAGTGACCCCATTTTGCAGAACATGCCGGTGGTGATGCTGTCGACGTCGACCAATCCGGCGGATGTCGAGCTGGCGTACAGCCTGTTCGCGAGTTCGTACCTGGTCAAGGAGACGAGCTTCCCGTCTTTTCTGAGGGAGGTGGAGGATTTCGTGCGGTACTGGCGGCGGTGTCAGGTGGCGCGTCAGGCCGCTGACTGA
- a CDS encoding HYR domain-containing protein: protein MPVGTMYATQVIIEERLGSAPGTILATTPVDFLIRIVTGTPPVFTVTSPFPTNGQVFTAPVGHAFTQQVQAVDPDFVSGNAAVDIDELGFPAGATLDACTSTAGTTTCTVNWTPTQADAGKSFVLALTAHDTSGLGAAPYSFTVNVPANTAPTLHLPAPITVEATSATGAIVTYSATATDAEDATAPDITCTPPSNSTFALGQTTVTCSATDSNGTKSTGTFTVTVADTTPPVLSNVPAAFAIEATGPNGAAVTFTAPSANDAVDPTPSVSCDPASGTTLSVAVHTVTCTATDARGNHSDASFVVTVTDTTKPTLTLPATIVKEATSAAGAAVTFTATATDIVDGTLTVTCTPASGSTFALGDTSVTCSATDAHNNKATGTFTVTVQDKTKPVVTVPANQTLEATGPSGAIATFSASATDIVDGTLTATCDPASGSTFALGATTVNCSATDAAGNKGTGSFTVTVQDTTKPVLSLPSPLTVEAANASGANVSFTATANDLVSGSRPVNCTPNSGSTFALGTTTVNCNATDTASNTSTGSFTVTVKDSTAPTLGAHAGITAEATGPAGAAVTYTAPAASDAVDGSPTVTCLPASGTTFALGTTSVACTAKDASGNMSPPSTFSVTVQDTTAPAITGVPADITVNAANASGAVVTYVTPTASDLVDGARTVTCTPASGSTFPIGSTTVTCKSADSRGNSASKTFAVNVRDTVPPVLSLPANIVTNTAANGQAIVNFTATANDAVSGPAPVTCTPPSGSTFNVGVNTVTCTAKDAAGNQATGTFTVTVRYAFDGFYQPIDMNGVLNSVKAGSAIPVKFSLGGNQGLDIFALNSPSSVGNTCGTAPVDDVEQTVTAGGSSLSYSGGGQYIYVWKTDPSWSGTCRKLTVTLRDGTSQFAYFKFK from the coding sequence GTGCCGGTCGGCACCATGTACGCCACCCAGGTCATCATCGAAGAACGCCTGGGCAGTGCCCCCGGAACGATCCTCGCCACGACGCCGGTCGATTTCCTGATCCGCATCGTCACCGGCACGCCCCCCGTCTTTACCGTGACCTCCCCCTTCCCCACCAATGGTCAGGTCTTTACCGCCCCGGTGGGCCACGCCTTCACCCAGCAGGTGCAGGCCGTCGATCCTGACTTCGTGTCCGGCAATGCGGCTGTCGACATTGACGAACTCGGCTTCCCAGCCGGGGCCACCCTCGACGCTTGCACCTCGACAGCCGGCACCACCACCTGCACGGTGAACTGGACACCTACCCAGGCCGACGCCGGCAAGAGCTTCGTCCTCGCCCTCACCGCTCATGACACCTCCGGACTCGGCGCCGCGCCGTACAGCTTCACGGTGAACGTCCCGGCCAACACGGCGCCCACCCTCCACCTGCCGGCCCCCATCACCGTCGAGGCCACCTCCGCTACAGGCGCGATCGTCACCTACTCGGCCACCGCCACCGATGCCGAGGACGCCACGGCGCCCGATATCACCTGCACGCCTCCCAGCAACAGCACCTTCGCGCTCGGCCAGACCACCGTCACCTGCTCCGCGACCGACTCAAACGGCACCAAGTCGACCGGCACCTTCACAGTCACCGTGGCCGACACGACGCCCCCTGTCCTGAGCAACGTCCCGGCAGCCTTCGCCATCGAAGCCACTGGCCCGAATGGCGCGGCCGTCACCTTCACGGCCCCCAGCGCGAACGACGCCGTGGATCCCACCCCGTCGGTGTCGTGTGATCCGGCCAGCGGTACCACGCTGAGCGTCGCGGTTCACACCGTGACCTGCACGGCCACGGACGCGAGGGGCAACCACAGTGACGCGTCGTTCGTGGTGACCGTCACGGACACCACGAAGCCGACCCTCACGCTCCCCGCGACCATCGTGAAGGAAGCCACCAGCGCCGCGGGCGCAGCTGTGACCTTCACGGCGACGGCGACGGACATCGTGGATGGCACCTTGACGGTCACCTGCACCCCAGCCAGCGGCAGCACCTTCGCGCTGGGTGACACGAGCGTGACCTGCAGTGCTACAGATGCCCACAACAACAAGGCCACTGGCACCTTCACCGTGACCGTCCAGGACAAGACCAAGCCCGTCGTGACCGTGCCGGCCAACCAGACCCTGGAAGCGACGGGCCCCAGCGGCGCCATTGCGACCTTCAGTGCCTCTGCGACCGACATTGTAGATGGCACTCTGACGGCCACATGCGACCCGGCTAGTGGCAGCACCTTCGCGCTTGGCGCGACCACTGTGAACTGCAGTGCCACGGACGCAGCCGGGAACAAGGGGACTGGTAGCTTCACCGTGACGGTTCAGGACACGACCAAACCCGTGCTCTCCCTACCCTCGCCCTTGACCGTTGAGGCCGCCAATGCCAGCGGCGCGAACGTCTCCTTCACGGCCACCGCGAACGACCTCGTGAGTGGTTCGCGTCCCGTGAACTGCACCCCGAACAGCGGTAGCACGTTCGCGCTTGGCACGACCACGGTCAACTGCAATGCCACCGATACGGCGAGCAACACCTCCACGGGTAGCTTCACCGTCACTGTGAAGGACTCGACCGCGCCCACCCTGGGGGCCCACGCTGGCATCACTGCTGAAGCCACCGGCCCGGCGGGTGCGGCCGTCACCTACACTGCTCCGGCTGCCTCCGACGCAGTTGATGGCTCCCCGACCGTGACCTGTCTGCCCGCGAGCGGAACCACCTTCGCGCTGGGAACCACCTCGGTCGCCTGCACGGCCAAGGACGCCAGCGGCAACATGAGCCCACCAAGTACGTTCAGTGTCACCGTACAGGACACGACCGCGCCGGCCATCACGGGTGTCCCGGCCGACATCACAGTGAACGCAGCCAACGCCTCCGGCGCAGTCGTCACCTACGTCACCCCGACGGCCAGCGATCTCGTCGACGGCGCTCGGACGGTTACCTGCACGCCGGCCAGCGGTTCGACCTTCCCCATCGGCTCGACCACCGTGACCTGCAAGAGCGCCGACTCGCGGGGTAATAGCGCCTCGAAGACCTTTGCAGTGAATGTGCGTGACACCGTACCGCCGGTGCTGAGCCTGCCCGCGAACATCGTCACGAACACCGCCGCCAACGGACAGGCGATCGTGAACTTCACCGCCACCGCTAACGACGCCGTCAGCGGACCGGCCCCGGTGACGTGCACCCCGCCCAGCGGCTCGACGTTCAACGTGGGGGTCAACACCGTGACCTGCACGGCCAAGGACGCCGCAGGGAACCAGGCCACCGGTACCTTCACCGTGACCGTCCGGTATGCCTTCGACGGGTTCTATCAGCCGATCGACATGAACGGCGTGCTGAACAGTGTGAAGGCGGGCAGCGCGATCCCGGTGAAGTTCAGCCTGGGCGGGAACCAGGGCCTGGACATCTTCGCGCTGAACTCGCCCAGCTCGGTGGGGAACACCTGTGGCACGGCACCCGTGGATGACGTCGAGCAGACGGTGACGGCGGGGGGTTCGAGCCTGTCGTACTCCGGCGGCGGTCAGTACATCTACGTGTGGAAGACCGACCCCAGCTGGTCTGGAACCTGCCGCAAGCTGACAGTAACCCTTAGAGACGGAACCAGCCAGTTCGCCTACTTCAAGTTCAAGTAA